One part of the Vicia villosa cultivar HV-30 ecotype Madison, WI linkage group LG6, Vvil1.0, whole genome shotgun sequence genome encodes these proteins:
- the LOC131612490 gene encoding uncharacterized protein LOC131612490, whose product MGRKPKRSKINVMLRSHSSENALPYGKYGQKSSENISQTKEFDSQPMSSPSMQMNQSVADVEANLVRTASHGQVNKVGKHRNKYATVSRKMLKCGASVRRSERIKSGVASSPNPKQGAECIVDVTVSDSEVDELETQAEQVLPQPKPTDTQIELLQVLPPQNTQVECVLPQPNAQTEQALPESQPDLSEKGLDEKVEYALQEIKALHKIIELLKSKVDGNMNSCEAPSTASFSYRTMYIDSQKKIEALSKENQQLKGELENALGKVEMCEKENGVLSELLNKMKDTVNQQLSNVAKTTEAAVFASTQEIDNAYSVSAAKRKKNEG is encoded by the exons ATGGGTCGAAAACCCAAACGTTCCAAGATCAATGTCATGCTTCGCTCTCATTCG TCTGAAAATGCACTTCCTTATGGGAAATATGGACAAAAGTCTAGTGAAAACATTAGTCAAACAAAGGAATTTGATTCTCAACCTATGAGTTCCCCGTCAATGCAAATGAATCAATCCGTGGCCGATGTGGAGGCAAATCTTGTGAGAACAGCATCACATGGACAAGTCAACAAGGTAGGTAAACATCGAAACAAGTATGCTACAGTCTCAAGAAAAATGTTAAAATGCGGTGCTTCTGTGAGGCGGTCAGAACGCATTAAAAGCGGGGTTGCTAGCTCTCCCAACCCGAAGCAAGGTGCTGAATGCATTGTAGACGTAACTGTTAGTGACAGTGAGGTAGATGAACTAGAAACTCAAGCTGAGCAAGTGTTACCACAGCCAAAGCCAACAGATACTCAAATTGAGCTACTGCAAGTATTGCCACCACAGAATACTCAAGTTGAATGTGTTTTACCGCAGCCAAATGCTCAAACTGAACAAGCATTGCCAGAGTCTCAGCCTGATTTAAGTGAAAAAGGCTTGGATGAAAAAGTTGAATATGCCTTACAGGAAATAAAAGCTTTGCATAAGATCATAGAGTTGTTGAAATCCAAG GTCGATGGAAATATGAACTCATGTGAAGCCCCGTCAACAGCATCTTTCAGTTACCGGACCATGTACATTGATTCACAAaagaag ATTGAAGCTTTATCAAAAGAAAATCAACAACTAAAAGGAGAACTGGAAAACGCTCTAGGAAAAGTTGAAATG TGTGAAAAGGAGAATGGTGTTTTAAGTGAACTATTGAACAAAATGAAGGATACAGTTAATCAACAGCTTTCAAATGTGGCAAAAACCACTGAAGCCGCAGTTTTTGCATCGACTCAAGAAATCGACAATGCATATTCAGTTTCTGCagctaaaagaaagaaaaatgaaggCTGA